In Helianthus annuus cultivar XRQ/B chromosome 8, HanXRQr2.0-SUNRISE, whole genome shotgun sequence, a single genomic region encodes these proteins:
- the LOC110871519 gene encoding uncharacterized protein LOC110871519, whose protein sequence is MWGSNSISCGFCSNRQCMCHTSRVPYLCMNSINQYFHDNALLSSTSFQNYPNPPENAIYGFAHASNTVNPLFHTDNDHESGEQIETNETGSWLLPNPNTNQTGGSLNLPSYCSWTGNQDQSKFDHMQNQGIQVNYNEDYGQSSREGMVEKQEQQSMFSQGIQNDHPTFASSFYETGEQITTNETNTLLPNPYINQINGSLNLTSYCPLTGNQDHGLVDHNANYVRFSREGLEEQQEHILKLSQGIQSDYSTFPSLFYVRFST, encoded by the exons ATGTGGGGCAGTAACTCAATTTCATGTGGCTTTTGCTCTAATAGGCAGTGTATGTGCCACACATCCAGGGTGCCTTATTTATGCATGAACTCCATAAACCAGTACTTTCACGATAATGCACTGCTGAGTTCAACTAGTTTCCAAAATTACCCAAATCCCCCTGAAAATGCCATCTATGGCTTTGCTCATGCTAGCAATACTGTTAATCCACTTTTTCATACTGACAATGATCATGAATCTGGTGAGCAAATAGAAACAAACGAAACTGGTTCTTGGTTGCTGCCCAATCCAAACACTAATCAGACTGGTGGGTCCTTAAACCTTCCAAGTTACTGCTCCTGGACTGGAAATCAGGATCAAAGTAAGTTTGATCACATGCAGAATCAGGGTATTCAGGTAAATTACAATGAAGATTATGGTCAATCTTCTAGGGAAGGGATGGTGGAGAAACAAGAACAGCAATCAATGTTCTCCCAGGGAATTCAGAATGATCATCCCACCTTTGCAAGTTCATTTTAT GAAACTGGTGAGCAAATCACAACAAATGAAACCAATACTTTGCTGCCCAATCCTTACATTAATCAGATTAATGGGTCCTTGAATCTTACAAGTTACTGTCCGTTGACCGGAAATCAGGATCATGGTCTGGTTGATCACAATGCAAATTATGTTCGCTTTTCTAGGGAAGGGTTGGAGGAGCAACAAGAACATATATTAAAGTTATCTCAAGGGATTCAGAGTGATTACTCGACATTTCCAAGTTTATTTTATGTAAGGTTTTCCACATAA